The genomic DNA CTATCCCTTTGAGCATTTCTTCAGTCGTCATTTCTTCGCCAGGCTCTAGGAAAATTTGAGAACCTCCCATCGAGGCTGCATATTCACTTGTTCGAATTTTTTCGTCCCATTTTATTTTCCCTAGGTCGATAGCCTCCATAATTAACAGCATCGTCATGATTTTTGTCATACTTGCAGGTGGAAGCATTTCATCACTGTTTTTGTTATAAAGAATTGTTCCTGTATCTCTTTCAATTAATACGGCTGACTTTGCATTATCAACAAGCTCAACACCCGTTGTTTTCTCTTCAGCAAAAGTTGGGGTTGCAATAGATGTTAAAAAAGTAAAAGCCATTAATAATGATAGAATCTTCTTCATAGCACATAGCCCTCCATTCTTTATACATCCATTTTTCACCAAGAAATGAGAAAATATACAAAAAGAACCAATCAAAGAAAAAAATAAAAAACCTTCCTAATATTGGGAAGGTTTTACACTTACTATTCCGTTATTTCTTCATGAACGAGTATTGGAGCAGAGACTTTTTCTTTCGTGATTGTAATGCTGTTATAAATCTTTTCTTTTACTTCTTGAACATCCTCAAAATTACTATAAATGGTGACAATGGATTCTCCTACTTGAACTTGATCTCCAATTTTCTTTTTCAATAAAAGTCCAACGGCTAAATCAATCTCTGATTCCTTCGTCGCTCTACCAGCTCCTAAAAGCATGGCTGCTGTTCCCATTTCATCTGCAATAATTTCTGCTAAATAGCCTTCTTCCTTCGCTTCTACTTCTATCTTAAAGCTTGCTTGAGGGAGTCTTGCTGGATCGTCAACAACAGAATCATCTCCTCCTTGAGATCGAAGGAAGACTTTCAATGTTTCAAGAGCTGAACCATCCTTTATAGCATTCTTTAGCATTTGACGTGCCTCTTCTACATTTGTAGCTTTTTCTGCTAACAAGACCATGTGGCTACCAAGGGTTAAACAAAGTTCTGTTAAGTCCTCTGGTCCTTCCCCTTTTAACGTATCAATGGCTTCCTTTACTTCTAAAGCATTTCCAATAGCAAACCCTAAAGGCTGACTCATGTCAGAGATGACAGCCATCGTTCTCCGGCCAACATTGTTACCGATTCGTACCATTGCTTTTGCAAGTTCACGAGAATCCTCAAGCGTTTTCATAAACGCTCCAGCACCAGTTTTTACATCTAACACAATCGCATCGGCGCCCGCTGCAATTTTTTTACTCATTATGGAGCTAGCGATTAATGGAATACTTTCTACTGTACCTGTTACATCTCTTAAGGCATAAAGCTTTTTATCAGCTGGTGTTAAGTTCCCACTTTGACCAATAACCGCTAGTTTATTTTGGTTCACTAGACGGACAAACTCTTCATTTTCTAATTCCACATGAAAACCTTCAACAGATTCAAGCTTATCAATGGTTCCACCTGTATGTCCGAGCCCTCTTCCGGACATTTTGGCAACAGGAACGCCTACAGAAGCGACCAATGGTCCTAATACGAGAGTGGTTGTATCTCCCACTCCTCCTGTCGAGTGTTTATCCACCTTGATTCCATGTATCGCAGATAGATCGATTTGATCCCCTGACTCAACCATAGCCATCGTTAGAGTTGCTCTTTCGGCCTCTGACATCCCTTGAAACACGATTGCCATTGTAAGAGCACTCATTTGATAATCAGGAATGCTTCCATCGGTGTAGCCTTTTATACAAAATTGAATTTCTTCTGTTGTTAATTCTTTGCCATCACGTTTTTTCTCAATAATATCAACCATTCTCATTTTTCTCACCGCTTCATAAGGAATATTGTTTTCTTTTATGCTCCTATTTCCTTAACCACTGCTTTAACTAATCTTAAAAAGTCATGCTTTACTTTTTCAGTTGTTTCTATTACTTCTTCGTGATTTAATGGCTGGTCTAATATTCCTGCTGCCATATTGGAAATACAAGAGATGCCTAGAACCTTTAAGTTGGCATGTCTTGCTACAATAACCTCCGGAACAGTTGACATTCCCACTGCGTCGCCACCCATCACACGTAACATACGAACTTCAGCTGGTGTCTCATATGTAGGTCCCGTGTTTCCAACGTACACTCCCTCTTGAAGTGTAAGACCTAATCCATTCGCTACCTGCTTTGCTTTCTCACGTAAATCTCTTGAATAGGCCTCAGACATATCAGGGAAGCGTACCCCTAATCTTGAATCATTTGGTCCGATTAACGGATTCGATCCCATATTATTGATATGATCGGTAATTAACATTAAATCACCTGGATTAAAGGACTCATTAACACCGCCCGCTGCATTTGTGACAATTAGTAGCTCTACACCAAGTTCTTTCATTACACGAACAGGAAATGTTACTTTATCAAAGCTATAACCCTCGTAGTAATGAAATCTCCCTTGCATGGCGACGACCTCAACACCTTCTAACGTCCCGAATACAAGCTGTCCAGCATGTCCTTCTACTGTTGAAACGGGGAAATCTGGAATTTCATTGTATGGAATTTTTGTTGGCTCAACAATCTCATCCGCAAGCACACCCAGCCCCGAACCAAGGATCAGTCCAATTTTTGGTGTTTTTTTGTATTTACCTTTTAAAAAAGAAGCTGAATTATTTATGTTTAACACGTTCATCTTACAAAACCCCTTTAAGAATTTAATTTAATTCGTTTAAAAAGCTTTTACCGTACTTTGGCAGTTTCACTTGGAAATTCTCTGCTACGGTTGCTCCAATATCTGCAAACGTCTCACGAATCGGCAGTTTTTTTCCACCCTTCATGATAGGTGAATACACCAATAAAGGAACATATTCACGTGTATGGTCTGTTCCAGGGTGAACCGGATCATTTCCGTGATCAGCCGTAATGATTAACAAATCGTCGTCTTTTAATTTTTCAAATACTTCAGGTAAACGAGCGTCATATTCTTCTAGAGCTTTTCCGTAGCCAATTGGATCTCTACGATGTCCATATAACGCATCAAAATCAACTAGATTTAAAAAGCTCAAGCCTGTAAAATCCATATCAAGCGTTTGAACAAGCTTATCCATTCCATCCATATTCGACACCGTACGTAAAGACTCTGTTACTCCTTCACCGTCGTAAATATCTGATATCTTCCCTATCGCAATTACGTCAAACTTACTATCCTTTAATTCATTCATCACTGTTCTGTCAAATGGTTTTAATGCATAATCATGGCGGTTCGCTGTTCTCTTAAAATTCCCTGGTTCTCCTACAAATGGTCTGGCAATAATTCTACCGACCATGTATTTTTCATCCAAGGTTAGCTCTCTAGCTATTTTACAAATTTTATATTGCTCTTCAATTGGAACAATATCTTCATGTGCCGCAATTTGTAAAACGGAATCAGCAGATGTATAGACAATTAACGCACCTGTCTTCATATGTTCTTCGCCCAGTTCATCGAGTATTTCCGTTCCACTGGCAGGCTTATTTCCAATAATTTTTCTACCTGTCTTTTCTTCTAGTTCAGCTAATAATTCATCCGGGAAACCATCCGGAAACACTTTAAACGGGGTTTTTATATTGAGTCCCATAATCTCCCAATGACCTGTCATCGTATCTTTTCCATTTGAGGCTTCTTGCATTTTTGTATAGTAAGCTAGCGGGGAATCTGCTTTTTCAATTCCACCTATTGATTCAATATTACTCAGGCCAAGCTTCGCCATATTTGGCATATGTAAACCATTCATTCTTTCTGCAATATGACCTAATGTATTTGAACCTTTATCTCCAAATCTCTCAGCATCTTTTGCTTCTCCGATCCCAACTGAATCCATCACAACTAAAAAAATCCGTTTATATTGATAAGGCATTCAATTTCCTCCTTAAAATTAACCGTTTACAACTCTCTTCAAATAGCTTTCCCCATTATTCATCTAACAGTTCAATATCTTACAACGTCAGAAGTCTGACATCTCCATTGTACAAGAAGTTTTGTATAAAACACAACGAAAAGCTGCTATCTTTCATGGCAGCTTTTTGAACATTCGTACTCTCTCTTAATCTATCAGGCTCTTGGGTGGAATTGACTATACACGTCCTTTAAACGTGTTTTCGTTACATGTGTGTATATTTGCGTAGTCGATATATCCGAATGTCCTAGCATTTCTTGAACGGCTCTTAAATCTGCTCCGTTCTCGAGAAGATGGGTCGCAAAGGAATGTCTAAGTGTATGAGGAGTTAGATCCTTTTCAATGCCTGCTTCCTTCGTTAACCCCTTTAAAATCTTCCAGAATCCCTGTCTGGTTAATCTTCTTCCATGATGGTTGACGAACAACGATTCTTCCCGTTGGTTCTTAATGAATTGCGGGCGCCCCTTGTTTAAATACTCTTGAATCGCTGTTGCGGCTGTTCGGCCTAATGGAATTATTCGTTCTTTATTTCCCTTACCGATACAACGAACAAATCCCATCGTTAAATGGGCATCATCAAGATTCAATCCTATTAGTTCACTCACACGAATTCCTGTTGCATATAAAAGCTCCAGCATTGCTTTATCTCGCAGGCCATAGTGGGTGGTAAGCTTCGGTGCCTCTAACAATCTTTCTACCTCTTGCAGATTCAACACCTTTGGAAGTGTTCGTTCTAGCTGAGGTGTTTCAATATGTACAGAAGGATCCTGCTCAGCTACTTTTTCACGTAATAAGAACTGATGAAAAGCACGTATAGAGGCTATATTTCTGGCGATCGTTCTTGAGGATTTTCCTTGTTCTTTTAAATGACCTAAAAAGTGTACAATCTGAATCCGGCCGATCCCGTCAATGGATTGAACATTTTCTACTGTCTTTATATATTTTACATACGCTTTTAAATCTCGTTCGTACGATACAATCGTATTTTTAGCTAATGCTTTTTCAACTATTAGAAAGTGCATAAAGTCCTTTAACTCATCTTCCATCTAACATTACTCCCCATTTAAGTAAAAAAGAACGATGCGATCAAACCAAGTAGATTTTTCAGTATCTACATTCGCTGACACTTTTACCGCTGTCCCGTTTGGTTCATCGTATCGATGATAATCTTGATACTCTTCATTTACCCACATAATACCATAATAAAAGAGGATTGTGCATCCGGTAAAAAGGATAAATACCTTCAAGGTTTGAAAAACGAGCTGGAACCACGTTTTCATTTCTGGTGTCCCCCAAGTCCAAAATAAAGTATTGGTTCTTTCTCTTAAAGAACCTACTAGTAAAGGGTATGCCAGTTTGGACAAGAATTATACCTAAAGGGCAGTATCTGTTTAAAAAAGAACAAAAATAAAAAACCTTTCCATTTGAAAAGGTTTTGCTGATTTATTCTTCATCCTCTACTTTGTCATGGCAGCGGTGGCAAATACCATGAAAGGTTAAACGGTGGTCCTTAATCTTAAAGTTCCAGCGGCGCTCTACCGTTTCTTCCACATCTTCAAGTAGATCTTCTTGTATTTCGTCAACTGCTCCACATTCAATACATACTAAATGGTGATGGAAGTGTGCTGCACCTT from Robertmurraya sp. FSL R5-0851 includes the following:
- a CDS encoding pyrimidine-nucleoside phosphorylase, with product MRMVDIIEKKRDGKELTTEEIQFCIKGYTDGSIPDYQMSALTMAIVFQGMSEAERATLTMAMVESGDQIDLSAIHGIKVDKHSTGGVGDTTTLVLGPLVASVGVPVAKMSGRGLGHTGGTIDKLESVEGFHVELENEEFVRLVNQNKLAVIGQSGNLTPADKKLYALRDVTGTVESIPLIASSIMSKKIAAGADAIVLDVKTGAGAFMKTLEDSRELAKAMVRIGNNVGRRTMAVISDMSQPLGFAIGNALEVKEAIDTLKGEGPEDLTELCLTLGSHMVLLAEKATNVEEARQMLKNAIKDGSALETLKVFLRSQGGDDSVVDDPARLPQASFKIEVEAKEEGYLAEIIADEMGTAAMLLGAGRATKESEIDLAVGLLLKKKIGDQVQVGESIVTIYSNFEDVQEVKEKIYNSITITKEKVSAPILVHEEITE
- a CDS encoding purine-nucleoside phosphorylase, whose amino-acid sequence is MNVLNINNSASFLKGKYKKTPKIGLILGSGLGVLADEIVEPTKIPYNEIPDFPVSTVEGHAGQLVFGTLEGVEVVAMQGRFHYYEGYSFDKVTFPVRVMKELGVELLIVTNAAGGVNESFNPGDLMLITDHINNMGSNPLIGPNDSRLGVRFPDMSEAYSRDLREKAKQVANGLGLTLQEGVYVGNTGPTYETPAEVRMLRVMGGDAVGMSTVPEVIVARHANLKVLGISCISNMAAGILDQPLNHEEVIETTEKVKHDFLRLVKAVVKEIGA
- the deoB gene encoding phosphopentomutase; this translates as MPYQYKRIFLVVMDSVGIGEAKDAERFGDKGSNTLGHIAERMNGLHMPNMAKLGLSNIESIGGIEKADSPLAYYTKMQEASNGKDTMTGHWEIMGLNIKTPFKVFPDGFPDELLAELEEKTGRKIIGNKPASGTEILDELGEEHMKTGALIVYTSADSVLQIAAHEDIVPIEEQYKICKIARELTLDEKYMVGRIIARPFVGEPGNFKRTANRHDYALKPFDRTVMNELKDSKFDVIAIGKISDIYDGEGVTESLRTVSNMDGMDKLVQTLDMDFTGLSFLNLVDFDALYGHRRDPIGYGKALEEYDARLPEVFEKLKDDDLLIITADHGNDPVHPGTDHTREYVPLLVYSPIMKGGKKLPIRETFADIGATVAENFQVKLPKYGKSFLNELN
- the xerD gene encoding site-specific tyrosine recombinase XerD; the encoded protein is MEDELKDFMHFLIVEKALAKNTIVSYERDLKAYVKYIKTVENVQSIDGIGRIQIVHFLGHLKEQGKSSRTIARNIASIRAFHQFLLREKVAEQDPSVHIETPQLERTLPKVLNLQEVERLLEAPKLTTHYGLRDKAMLELLYATGIRVSELIGLNLDDAHLTMGFVRCIGKGNKERIIPLGRTAATAIQEYLNKGRPQFIKNQREESLFVNHHGRRLTRQGFWKILKGLTKEAGIEKDLTPHTLRHSFATHLLENGADLRAVQEMLGHSDISTTQIYTHVTKTRLKDVYSQFHPRA
- a CDS encoding YqzK family protein, which translates into the protein MKTWFQLVFQTLKVFILFTGCTILFYYGIMWVNEEYQDYHRYDEPNGTAVKVSANVDTEKSTWFDRIVLFYLNGE